The following DNA comes from Triticum aestivum cultivar Chinese Spring chromosome 3D, IWGSC CS RefSeq v2.1, whole genome shotgun sequence.
TACCAGGCAACATGGAACACCTCACATTGCTCAAGGAACCGTATATCGGTAATTGCAAGAATATCCGGTCTCTTCCAACACTGCCCTAGTCTATTGAGGAATTGTGTCTTTGATTCCTACAACGATGAGTTCATGAAGTCTTGTAGAACAGCCGCCAGCCGGACATCCAAACTGGCAAAAGATAGAGCACATCCCCGGGAAAGTTGTTGGGTGATCCAGCAAGTAAAATGTAATCCCTTCTGCTGCCTTGTTTTCCCATTTTGTACGTGTGAACATTGCCTCTGTATATAATGATCTGCTACTAACTCAGCTTATTTTTGTTATACCATTTGCTACTGGTCGACATTTCAGAAAGGCAGTGAAGAACGTCTCATGGTCTTGAATCAATGGGGAGAGGCTTTAGGCATCGCAAGACAGTGACATTTGAACAATTTGGTTGGAATGCCCGGCGAAACTGCAGGATGTGTTGCTGTTTCTTGAATGTTGTCTCACGTTTGTTGCTGCATATCTCCTTCTTTACCTCATTTGAAGTGTTGTATGATATtaaaaaactactccctctgtaaagaaatataagagcatttagatcactaaagtagtgatctaaacactctaaTATTTCTTTATCAATGGAGTACTTCATTTTCCACTTAGATAGGCTGCTCTGCATTTACGAGGATTCAGCTGATACGAATGCCCTGAATATTGGAGTGTTGGGCCTATCTCAGTCCATTTTCTCTCGTTTAGTTCTTCTTTTAGGTTTGTGGTGCTGTTAATCAGTAGTTTGTACTGCTAAGACACCTGGTTTCAGTTAAATGAAATGTCTTGCTTATGCTCTCCTGAGCTTGTTATCTGTCAGCAAAGCCATGCTTTTTATTTGGTTGTTGGCTCCACGTTTGCAGATGAAGGACGCTGCATGTATTTATCCTACGTCTTTCCATTGGAACTGGAATTCAACCTGGTCAGAAGATCATTTTATACTGACCAGCTGAAATCTATTGTTTGGCAGGTAAATAAATAGTGTTGAAAATTTTGGATTTTTAACTAGATACCAGACCACGCCGCACCACTGATTTCAAAATCCACATTGTAACTTTCATCTTCAGGTCGTTCTGACGCACACATTCAGGCCTTCCTAGCTGACAAGCTATCTAGTTCAGAGTCACGTCTGATCCTCCTAGGCTGGAGCCCGGCCTCGTGTGAAACTCTGTTTTgcagaaatttttttctgtcaagATGATTCATTTGTTGAATAGCACTAGGCACTAGAGAGCCAGGACTGAAGCTTGTGCCTGCCGCCTATGGAGATTCAGAACTGAAGCCTGAGTGGGGTTGCGCCTCACCCTTGCCGTGTCGTTGCTCGTCAGCTTCCAAGCGATAGACTCTTGGATGGATACCATTTTGATAGGGGATACATACGTCTTGGATCAAGCGTCAACCATGAAATTGGCAGTCAGAAGTTTCTCCAGATAGGTGTCACTTGGCAAACAGGTTGATAAATCTCTATGTAAATCACAGATTCCCAGCGACTACAGGTTGCAGTTACACTAACTGAACAGGCACACAACTTCTATTAGAAAACTGCAGCTGGAGAATCAAGCGTTGAAGCCAGCGATAACGAACCAGAATGGCAAAAAATCACTTGAGGTTCACATAAAGTTGAAACAGCAGTTCATGTATCAGAAAGCCTTAGCAATAGATCGTGTTAACAAAAATGCATCGCAGAAAGGGAATAACAAAGAGAACTGAATCTCCACAGCATGTTGTCTTCGAATGCTACAGAAATACAACAGCAGTCTTGCATTCCAGGTCCAGCCAAACAACAAGATAAGTTCTAGGCTAGAGCTAGAGATTGAGAAAAAGAATATAACCATTCATTTCTACTATGGGAAACACAAGGTTGCAAGATTTTAAGTTCTAGGTTAATTAGAGATAGAGGTTATGAACAAGAAAACAACCATTCATGTACAACTAAAGTTCATATGGAGATAATACATTCAGAAACAGGGAAATAAGCAAAGAGAAGAACGTAGATATTAAAATATTCATAATAGTTCCAACAAAACAGTAAAATATCCATAGTTAAGTAGTAGAGTGTTACGCCTGCGTGGCTGCTATAAATGGCCACTTGAACACAAACACAGTACTAAGTTTACTAAATAGCTAGCTAGCTCCATAAGTCCAGTACATGAGTGCAGTCAAGCACCAACCGCTTTATCACAACTTCATGAAGCTCTGCCCAAATCACTTGCTTCCCTGCTTGTACCATTAATGTAACTCTAGTACCGTCAGAAAGGTTGACAAGTGTGAGGCTCCAATACACAACACATTTAGTGCCCGTCTGCTAATGACTCCGAGAACAAAGGAACATAGGAAAGATAAGGCAACCTGGAATTCCATGGAAGATCACATATGAAATGCAGCTCCCCAGAATCCATTTCATATGAATATAATTTTTTCAGTGATCCGCATCTCGATATAAATTCTTTGATTATGAATATCACATTGTGTTCTGGGTGAGCTGAGATAACACCGTAATATTGCCCAGAGCTTGAATAGTCTATTCCAAACAGTCGCAAGTAGCTGATATTGAGCTTCAGGGTCCAACAATTTTCACTACTAGAATCTTCAAGAACCCAGAAAGACAGTTCAGAAGCACCTTGAATTGTGAGATACAATTGTCCCCGTGATACATAGACATTAGGACCACCAGGATCATCATGTGAAGTGGGAATAGGAATGATCCTACAAGTTCCCTCCAGGTCGACGGCTGCAACTGAATTATTATCAGAACATAAATACAATACTCCGCTCAAGAACGCGCCACCTGATAAGTAGAGTATCTCAATTGGATCGTCCAAAACAATTGGGTGTGTCCAGACTCCAACTTTGGAAGAGTAGATCCCCACCGCTTCAATGCTATAATCATCCCTCTTATACCAAGTCCAAGCAAGGGCAGGTACCAACTCGAACACATAGAAATGTGAGGAGACGGCCGGGTCAAATCCAAGGCAAGCGCCGTTCACCAACCAGGACCACTTGGTGGCCGGCACGGTTACCCATTTCTCTGTGGCCGGATTGCACACCACGTAATCCAGCGTCCTGGGGTCATCCAGTGTCTCTGGGACAGACGACTTCCGGCCTCAGGCAGAGGAGGAGGCCGTTGCAGCCATCCAAGATTTGAAGGCTCTCGTATTCGGGCAGGAACGAGAGGGAGGCGTCATGAGGGCACCAGTTCCCTGAGACGCTTAGGTAACCATGAGAAAGATATTTATGGTCGCCCGTGGCGGAGGTTGTGTGGAAGAAGCCGGCGAGGGTCGACCGGGGAAGCTTGTCGCGGTGGTCGGGGTGGGAGATGAGGTCCCGCCAGCGCGTGGAGACGCACTTGCAGCAGCAGGTGGACTTGTACGGCACGCGGGAGATGACCTCGACAAGGAGGTCGTCGGGGACCTTGATGGTCGGATCGCTCATGAGGGCCGCCTCCATGGATCCCGTCGCCATCTCCGGGGAGGAAACGAGCGGCCAATCTGCAGATCGGGGCGGAGGAGGAGAAATTAGGGATTCATCGATCCCGGCCGCGAGGGGAGCGTGGGGGAAGAGAGGGCCTACCAGATGTGTGAGGCGTGAACTGCAAAGTGAGGATCGGCGAGAGCGCCGCCGCTGGGTGCTCCCATCCGCGCCGGCCGGTGAGGGTTTGGTTTGGGTGCGGGGCgagatttttcttttctttttggagcACAGCTGCGGGGCGAGATGGATGGATAGTTGGATACTGAGGAAGTGGAACCGGCAGGCACTTATCTGGCATTTTTTCCTCggctcagagcatctccaacagccgcgctaaacaagCACCGTGCCGCAAATTTGGTCATTTTAGCACGCGCGCAATCGGTTGAGTGGCTCCAGTCAAAAATGCTAGACATACGGAGTCTTACAGGCAATTACGGGCTCCTTCTAAACTAACTAAATATGCCCCTCCCCActgattttcaggtgggtgggCCCGCGTCCCCCTAACCTTCAATTAAAAACTGACTAATCACCATGTAACACTTCCCAGCCCGtaatcgtttgttgatgtagcaAAGCTCGGCTCCAGCGGGCGCTCAATAACGCGCGCGGCAATATAGAATTAGGCGCGCGGTCCAAATCGCCAACGCGCGCTGTGTATTTGGGATgcccgcttccgcgcgcggcacagacgagcgctcgcgccgcactctcttcTTCGCGCCACCTTCGCCCCGCGTGCGCCTGCGCCGGCGAACTGGACCCAATGGACGCACGCACCGGCACCCCCCTCACCCCATCCTACAGCCAtgacccctccaccgccgccgccgccgcaaaccctagcgcggggagcgttggcctcgcctccgccggagctcctccgagcatcggcctcgcgcgcggcctcttcatgccgccgcAGATGACCTCGGCAGCGGGTGGCGTCGCACCGGCGCCGACCCGTGCCCCCGCCCCCTCGAAGCTCCCAAATGCagcgcggccgaagaagggcaagacatccacgaagaagaacaaggcggcggatgGCTCCGGCACCTCGAAGGCGTCGAGGAAGAAGCTTACAGGGCGTGTGAcgggcgcggcggctaccgaagcgccggcgagctcacttgtTGAGCCGGCGGCCGACGCGCACAATGTGTTCGACGATATGCCTCAAAGGTAGAAAAattcccaaacttttttttcttgttattttttAAATGCATACATATAGATAGCTTGTTGCATTGTTCTATATACTTTGTAGTCCCAATggtgatgcatacatgtcaactatgggtgttggctccaacaattcgcattggtctcaaaccaatgacatgcacttcgatgaccatgagttcgaggtggacgaggatggtgagggcattgtcgacgcaccTAAAGGAAGAGCAGGCAATTACACCAACGTCGAAGATatcttactatgcaatacttggttgcaagtgtcgagagatccatccgttggaggtgatcaaagtagagatgcttattggaaccggatgaaggaacactttgatgttcgcaacgtgagtggaattgaccgctccgacCGATCTCTTCGGTcccggtggtcgacaatcaacaaggattgtcaaaagtgggcggccgcacaaaaagcgattgacaagttgaacccaagtggcgctaatgaggacgatagagtaagtgtcatttcatccatgttcatcatacttgttgttggtgtttgaatgctaacttgttttgttttcatttagtacaacattgcacaaaacttgttcaaaggagaggagaagaggatcaagaaggggaagatcaagaaaggaagaccatttaccttgcctcattgctatgacgtgttaaaggatgatgagaaatggaagaagcatGACGATTTGGATGATTTGGatttgagcaacaaacgcaagcgaacaattgagttggatgatgatgaggaggaggatgcatcaagtgatgacggcaagagaagccccacacccaactcggtttcatactcgaagccaaaacaaccggatgggtgcaagaaagacgcaaaagaaaagaagaggaggaaaggagatgatgagctcaaaaatgctatggaagctattgtgaaggcaaggaaagaagacaacgaggtgaggaaaatggcaaggaaccaagatgccgcgatcgaggagaggaggttggcggccgaggagaggagggtggcggccgaggaaaggaaggtggctttggaggagaggaaggtgagcaatgaggagcgaacgagattgttggaatgggagaagcattcgttcttcttggacacatctatcctcaatgaggcgcaaaaggagtgggtcaatcttgcccgtgaagaagtcttgatccaaaaaagagccatgattcgtgcaatgggtggcggtggccttggcgccatgggaggcatgggtggcttcggagccaccatgggcggcatgggtgccatgggtggctttggagtaCCCCCGACGCCATGGCCGGCATGGGAGGCATGAATTTTGTGTCTCTCATAGAAGGCATGGAAGAGGGCTACTCCTTAATTAAGAGCATGGGACAAGAGAAGACCTATAATTCGTTGATGGGGCTGGAGCACCTCATCGGCAGGGTTCGAGGACAAGCTGCGGCTCTAGCGATGTCGGTAGATTGTTGGTCTTTCGACCACACCATCGAATCATATGGTTGACGGGCGACCAATCTTCTTCGTATCGGTCAAGATGTCGAAAGGGCGACGACACAACGTCATTTTTGGAGTCCATGGTGTGCAAGTGGTCCCCGAGTAGTCCCCAACGATGACGTGGTTATTTTTATGCGGCAGTTGTTTCTATTTCTTATATTTGGTCGTCCATGTATATGTCAAGGACTAGGCTATAATTGTTTTTTCGTTTGGGTCATGTGAAGTTGTACTACCACGCCGCAATGAGTCCTCCAGAATCCTTCCACCGTAAAAAAAAAATGTGTCATCTCTAGACTTCTAGAGCGAACCAATATTTTGTTTGGGTCTGTCTAGAATCCAGTTGACTAAGACTCAACCAAGTCCAGCCAACTAAGGTTGTGGTGCTACAAGCGGCACGGGTGGACGCTGCAAACTGATGGGATGACATGTTGCAAACATCGATGACAGACGCTGCAAGACTTGCTACGAGCAATGATGATACATGTTGCGACCGGTGTGATTACATTCTGCAAGCGGTAATGGCGGACTTGCGACTAGTGAGATGATATGATGCGAGCCACGAGGGCGGACGCTGGGACTGATGAGACGATATGCTGCAATCGAAAGAACTAATCTATTAGAACTTTGTTATACGGCCAATCCCTTGCTAgtgatctttcacgaattggaggggggaaacctaaagaacacgaggaacacgagggaaatcacgaagGGAACACATAAATCAACACACATAGATGCAGTAAAAGATACACTTAGATAGATCCATGATCCAAATCATCCAAagagtgagatggaacaagatagtTCTTCCCCAAGTCCTAGGACATGGAGGTCTTGTTTATTCTATGATGGGAATCTTTCTCCACAAGTGGATCCTTCTCCACTCTCTCTCAAGAGAATCCCAccaggggaggtacatgagctaagctatATGATATAAGATCTATTCTTAGCTAACCCTACAAATGATGTGGAGGTCTATAGATAGTGCTAGGGGAGAAGGGGTAAGTTAGGTGGGGATACAAGGCCCAAGGCCCGTCATGCACACAAGCAGGGACCGGACAATCCGGGTGACTGCCCGGACGATCTGGGCATCTTTCGGATGATCCGTGTGGAGTTTCGGATGATCCGACTTCACGTGAGGCCTTCGGGTGTCTTCTATTGCTGTAGCCCGGATGATCCGTGTGGTCCCCCGAATGGTCTGGCTTCGTGATGACTCTTCGGGGGTATTCGGCCGCCGTAGTCTGATGATCAGGGAGGGCATCCAGATGATCCGACTGTTTCCTGGATGTCCGGGAGGAGGTCCGGACGTCCGGCCTGGCTCCAACAACCACTccatcttcttctcctttcttgcGTCTTCTCTTCCATGTTGCCTTCTTGGATGGTGTAATCGTACTcttgcgcttgcactcctcctcgtcatccgtgaagctccgacaatacttATGTATGCACATGAGAAAAATGTCAAATAGTATACCAtactcgaaggggtcaagtgaacacatataaaggagatgattcacctttatgcaCATGAAGTAGATACCGCACCCGCACATGTCACTTGCCAAACAAACTCtagacatggtgatgtccgtaggatgctcggCATCAAACTTGCAGCTAGAGAACCACGCTTTGAGGTCAGCGATGGTGACACGGAGATAATCAGACCAGGAAGGCGAAAAAGCCCTTGCATTGAAACAACAGTTAATATATCAGAAAACCTTCACACTATATCGTGTTAAACTACCATTATATTAATATATCACACTTTCAGCTGAAAATGAAAATACATCACAGAAATTGAATAGCAAAGAGAACTGAATCTTCATGGCAAGTACTCCTCGAATGCTCTAGAATGCAACAGCAGTCTTTCCCATTCCAGGTCCACCCAAACAACAAGATAAGTTGCATGCTATAAAAGATTAAAAACAATAATATAACCATTCATGTACTGTCTGAAACACATCCTGGTACTGGTATGCCATCAAATTATTCTCAAACAGATAAATAACAGAGAATATATAATCCAGATATGAAAATATTCATAATAGTTCCAACAAGACGGCCACATATCCATGATTAAGAATAAAACTACACAAATACACGCAGAAAGTGGACAGTTGTGAGGCTCCAATAAAACTACTAAGTTGACTGAATAGCTCGTAGCATAAAATCAGGTACATGACTTCACTCAAGCACCAACAGCTTCTCACAACTTACCCAGATTACTGCTGCTCATATTGGACATCAAACTGCATAATTAACATCAGAAAGTGGACAGTCGTGAGGCTCCAATACACAAGAAGTCCATTAATGCCCATCTACCAATGACTCCGAGAACACAGGAACATATGAAAGATAAGGGCACCTGGAAGTCCGTCCAAGATCACATATGAAACGCAGCTCCTTAGAATCAATTTCGTATGAAAATAATTTCATCTGTAGTCGCTACCCCGGTAATGTAGTTTCGACAGTTATGAATAGCATATCGTCTTCTGGGTGGGCTGAGATAACACTGTAATATTCCTTCTTGCTTGAACCGAACAGTTGCAAGTAGCTTGCATTGTGCTTCAAAGTCCAATAATCTTCACTACTAGAATCTTCAAAGGACTCATACTGATGCTTCAGCGGCACCATAGTTTGCGACATACAATTGTCCTAGTGATACATAACCACAAGGACCACAGCGAGCATCATGTAAACTAGGAACAGGAATGAAACGATAGTCTCCCTCCGCTTTGGGCCCAAGCCTACGGGCGATGGGCCTCACTCCTCTCGCTCGTTATAAGTTAGCCTTTGTCTTTATAATTGAATTTGGATCACAACATAACAGATGTTTTGTCGTTGATTCTTCTTATAGAGTTCATTAGCAATGGCTCTTTCTCTTCCTATCGACCTGGTTGTGGCAGTTCGGCTTCAGTTTGGACTCCACCTCATCTTCTTTCGGCATCCTTAGTTGTTGCCTTGTTGGTGGCAGTGTGGTGGTGTTTCATCCCTAGCAACAGTGGGAGTGGGATCACATGTTCTCCAAAAAGCGAAATCAGGGACAAGGTTACTTATGATTTTATTTTCTTGATTCCTTCTGCCTTCTGTGAGCAATAATGTCAGGGAACATCCTatcgtcaaaaaaaaaaaaaaaaaaacagtgatGCACAACTCTAACTCCATGATCACGCTCATAATACTACTGTAGTCTGTTTAGATCATTTTCTTAATGACAAGTACGTTGAAATCATTCTCTTTTCCTAATGGCTTTATTTTGAAGATCAGAGCAAGCAGTTGCAGTCTGCATGAATAATACTCAAACGGACAGGGTGTTGTTGGTAGGCAACGGAAAACGCACTATACAATGCCGACTGTCGAGTGTCGACATTGGTTAATTTCCCACGCTGTTTCACCAGCCAAGATCACAAGTTCCCTCAGCAAGATGTGGGAAGTTTGATGAGAAGATTTATAAGAGTCAATAAGAGCACACCAGCAATCATCACAAATCATTCATCATCACAGCAAGTTTCCACCCTTCAAGCTACAACGCAAATACGTCGACCATAAGACTAAAATATCTTCTTTCTTTGCAGGGACACAAGACTATAGAATTTACCAACACGTAAAAATAGAACAAATTGGCACAAAGTCGATTAACCCAACAGGACGGCCAAATAAACATGGATTGAAGTCGGATCTAGACAAACTTTGAAAGGCGATCTGAGCAGAAACAATATGCACTGGGCAAGAGATATCCTGACAACTTGGTCATCCTCGGTGAAACAAAGATGATCAAACCAGAATGGCATAAAACAATTTCAGCTCCAGCTGAATTGAAACTGATGTTCATATATCAAAAAGCCTTAACAGTAGACTGTGCTAAACTACTATTGTTACATTACTATATCACAGTTTCAGCAGATATGAAAATTGTGGTTCGAGCTGAATTGAAAATGTTGTCCATATATCAGAAGCCTTAACAATAGATCATGTTAAACCACTGTTACCTTACTATATCACAGTTTCAGCAGACATGAAAGTACAGCACAGAACTGAATCTAGAAATACAACGGCAGTCTTGGCCATTCCAGGCCCACCCAAACAACAAGATAAGTTCTAATTAAACTAGATCTAGAGATTAAGAACAAGAATATAACCTTACATGTACTGTCGAAAACACAGGTTGGTATACCAACAAATTATTTACAAACAGAGAAATAAAAGAGACCAGAATCGAGATACTCAAATATTCAAAATAGTTCCAACAAAACGGTAAAGTATCCATGATTAAGTACTAGGGTATTACAGCTGCATGGGCTGCCAATAACTCCATAAACACAAGCAGACTACTAAGTTGACTGAATAGCTAGCAGCATAAGTCAGGTACATGGCTTCACTCAAGCACCAATAGCTTATCACAACTTACCCAAATTACTGTTGCTCATATTCAAGATCTAACTTCGCTATCATCATCAGAAAGATGGACAATTGTGAGGCTCCAATACACGAGACAGTTAGTGCCCATCTGCCAATGACTCCGAGAACAAAGGAACATATGGAAGATAAGGGCACCTGGAAGTCCATCCAAGATCACATATGAAACGCAGCTCCTTAGAATCAATTTCGTATGAAAATAATTTCATCTGTAATCGGTACCCCGGTAATGTAGTTTCGACAGTTATGAATAGCACATCGTCTTCTGGGTGGGCTGAGATAACACCGTAGTATTCCTCGCTGCTTGAACCGAACAGTTGCAAGTAGCTGGCATTGTGCTTCAAGGTCCAATAATCTTCACTACTAGAATCTTCAAGGACCCAGATTGATACTTCAGCAGCACCATAATTTGCGACATACAATTGTCCACGTGATGCATAAATATAAGGACCACAGCGAGCATCATTTAAAGTAGGAACAGGAATGAAACGACAGTTTCCCTCCACGTCGATGGCTGCAACCAAATTATTATAGGAACATAAATACAACACCCCACTGAGAAATGTGCCACCTGAAAAGTTGCGTATATCAATTGGATCGTCCCATTCAATTTGATGTGTCCAGCCTCCAGCTTTGGACGAGTAGATCCCCACCTCTTCGATGTTATATTCATACTTCAAATTCCAATTCAAAGCCACAGCAGGTACCAACTCGAACACATAGAAATGGGAGGAGACGGCCGGATCAAATCCCAAGCGAGCATACGATTCCGAGGACCATTCATTGGCAGGGAAGGTTACCCATTTCTCAGTGGCAGGATTGCACACCAGGTAATCCGGTTCCTCAGGATAAGGCTTTGAACATCGACAGAGGAGGAGGCCGTTGCAGCAGTCCAACAAGTCAATCTTCTCCCATTTTGGCAGGAACGAGAGGGAGGCGTCAATGGGGCACCAGTTCCCTGAGACGCTTAGGTAACCATGAGAATCATATGGACGGCTGGCTATGTCGTAGGTTTTGTAGAAGAAGCCGGCGAGGGTCGACCGGGGAAGCTTCTCGCGGTGGTCGGGGTGGGCGATGAGGTCCCGCCAGCGCGTGGAGACGCACTTGCAGCAGCGGGTGGACTTGAACGGCACGCGCGAGATGATCTCGACCAGGAGGTCGTCTGGGAGCTTGGCCGTCGGATCGCTCATGAGGGCCGTCTCCATGGACCCCGTGGCCATCTCCGGGGAGGCAACGAGCGGCCAATCTGCAGATCGGGGAGGAGGAAAGGTTAGAGAGATACGTCCGGCTAGCAGTGAGGAGAGAGTGAAGGGAGAGAGGACCTACCAGTTGCGTGGCGCGCGAACAGCGAAGAGAGGAGCGGCGAGAGCGCCGCCGTTGGGTGCTCCCATCCGCGCCGGCGAGTGGGTGGCGGCGAGCCGGCGAGGGTTTGGTTTGGGTGCGGAGCAgcgagatggatggatggatggatgctgcGGAAGGGGAACGGAAGGACGGCCGCGTGCAGTTATCTGGGCTTTTTACTGGGCCGTGTGAGTCGCACTACTTTGCAGTAAAACACACGTACACCATTTTTTTCG
Coding sequences within:
- the LOC123080456 gene encoding uncharacterized protein; amino-acid sequence: MPDKCLPVPLPQYPTIHPSRPAAVLQKEKKNLAPHPNQTLTGRRGWEHPAAALSPILTLQFTPHTSDWPLVSSPEMATGSMEAALMSDPTIKVPDDLLVEVISRVPYKSTCCCKCVSTRWRDLISHPDHRDKLPRSTLAGFFHTTSATGDHKYLSHGYLSVSGNWCPHDASLSFLPEYESLQILDGCNGLLLCLRPEVVCPRDTG
- the LOC123080457 gene encoding putative F-box protein At1g46840 is translated as MATGSMETALMSDPTAKLPDDLLVEIISRVPFKSTRCCKCVSTRWRDLIAHPDHREKLPRSTLAGFFYKTYDIASRPYDSHGYLSVSGNWCPIDASLSFLPKWEKIDLLDCCNGLLLCRCSKPYPEEPDYLVCNPATEKWVTFPANEWSSESYARLGFDPAVSSHFYVFELVPAVALNWNLKYEYNIEEVGIYSSKAGGWTHQIEWDDPIDIRNFSGGTFLSGVLYLCSYNNLVAAIDVEGNCRFIPVPTLNDARCGPYIYASRGQLYVANYGAAEVSIWVLEDSSSEDYWTLKHNASYLQLFGSSSEEYYGVISAHPEDDVLFITVETTLPGYRLQMKLFSYEIDSKELRFICDLGWTSRCPYLPYVPLFSESLADGH